The following coding sequences are from one Streptococcus sp. NPS 308 window:
- the nt5e gene encoding cell surface ecto-5'-nucleotidase Nt5e: MNKRSLLPVLSTALLAPAFLAGQVYAEEATAPAESPAVVANSATSETPVAPTTEAATPTSAESAEVKEAPVESPKSEEKDTVILHTNDVHGRIVEEKGVIGDAKLATVIEQERAKSNQTTLVVDAGDAFQGLPISNSTKGEARAEILNQMQYDAMAVGNHEFDFGLDEAKKYKEILKFPLLSSNTYVNGARLFEASTIVDKDKTVEGDEFVVIGVTTPETATKTHPKNVKGVTFTDPISEVNKVIEEVQAKARAEGKDYKHYVVLAHLGVDTTTPVEWRGSTLAEALSKNPRLKGKRVTVIDGHSHTVESTTYGDNVTYNQTGSYLHNVGKITYKSRQLLGNPTQIPAADAKKLPANPTVEKLVKDIKQKYDAENAVEVVSNSPVELNGDRENVRVRETNLGNVVADSLYQYGQTGFSHPTDIAVTNGGGLRETIAKGKPITKGNVIAVLPFGNTISQIQVTGQQVLDMFEKSLGSILQVDKDGKKVLDENGQPLLEPSGGFLQVSGVKVYYDTNLPSGKRVLAIQVKNRTTGRYDLLDLAKIYYLATNDFLAAGGDGYTMLGGAREEGPSMDAAFEEYLKTADLTQYEKINPNSRTISVDSKNFSLPVETPQTNAAASDATTNVPLTYEVAGQFSKKAVVSEKALPNTGSEQSIFLLLMGMVAGLAGILSSRKPKLK; the protein is encoded by the coding sequence ATGAACAAACGTTCTTTGTTACCTGTCTTGTCGACAGCCCTGTTAGCTCCAGCCTTCTTAGCTGGACAAGTCTATGCTGAAGAAGCAACTGCCCCTGCAGAAAGCCCTGCAGTTGTAGCAAATTCAGCAACTTCAGAAACTCCTGTAGCTCCAACAACTGAGGCGGCAACTCCCACAAGTGCTGAATCGGCGGAAGTAAAGGAAGCTCCTGTTGAATCTCCTAAAAGCGAAGAAAAAGATACCGTTATCTTGCACACCAATGATGTCCACGGTCGTATCGTAGAGGAAAAGGGAGTTATTGGAGATGCCAAGCTAGCGACTGTCATCGAGCAGGAACGCGCGAAATCAAATCAAACGACTCTCGTCGTAGATGCGGGAGACGCCTTCCAAGGCTTACCGATTTCCAACTCTACAAAGGGTGAAGCACGCGCCGAAATTCTCAATCAGATGCAGTATGATGCCATGGCAGTAGGAAACCATGAGTTTGACTTTGGTTTAGACGAAGCTAAAAAATACAAGGAAATCTTAAAATTCCCATTACTTAGTTCAAATACCTACGTCAATGGTGCTCGTCTTTTTGAAGCTTCTACAATCGTTGATAAAGATAAGACTGTGGAAGGTGATGAGTTTGTTGTAATCGGTGTGACAACACCTGAAACAGCTACCAAAACTCACCCTAAAAATGTCAAAGGGGTAACCTTTACAGATCCAATCTCTGAAGTCAATAAGGTCATCGAAGAAGTTCAAGCCAAGGCTCGTGCAGAAGGTAAGGACTACAAACACTATGTTGTGCTGGCTCACTTGGGTGTGGATACTACAACTCCAGTCGAATGGCGTGGTTCAACTTTGGCAGAAGCCTTGTCTAAAAATCCTCGTTTGAAAGGGAAACGCGTAACAGTAATCGACGGTCACTCTCATACAGTAGAATCAACGACTTATGGAGACAATGTTACCTATAACCAGACAGGAAGCTACCTTCATAATGTAGGGAAAATCACCTACAAATCACGTCAGCTTTTGGGCAATCCAACTCAGATTCCGGCTGCTGATGCTAAAAAATTACCAGCCAATCCAACAGTTGAAAAACTAGTCAAAGACATTAAACAAAAATACGATGCTGAAAATGCTGTTGAAGTCGTTTCAAACAGCCCTGTAGAACTCAACGGAGATCGTGAGAATGTTCGGGTTCGTGAAACCAACCTCGGAAACGTCGTAGCGGACTCCCTCTATCAGTATGGTCAAACAGGATTTAGCCATCCTACTGACATCGCTGTGACAAATGGTGGTGGCTTGCGTGAAACTATTGCAAAAGGCAAACCGATCACTAAAGGAAATGTCATTGCTGTTCTTCCATTTGGAAATACCATCTCACAAATCCAAGTGACTGGGCAACAAGTATTGGATATGTTTGAAAAGTCACTCGGATCTATCTTGCAGGTCGATAAGGATGGCAAGAAGGTCTTGGATGAGAACGGGCAACCATTGCTAGAACCAAGTGGTGGCTTCTTGCAAGTTTCAGGTGTGAAGGTTTACTATGATACCAATCTACCATCAGGTAAACGTGTCTTGGCCATCCAGGTCAAAAACCGCACGACTGGTCGTTATGATCTCCTAGACCTCGCAAAAATTTACTACCTTGCAACCAATGATTTCCTAGCTGCGGGTGGCGATGGCTACACGATGTTAGGTGGCGCGCGTGAAGAAGGCCCATCTATGGATGCAGCTTTTGAAGAGTATCTGAAAACCGCTGATTTGACCCAGTATGAAAAGATCAATCCGAACTCACGGACGATTTCTGTGGATTCTAAAAACTTTAGTCTACCAGTAGAAACTCCTCAAACGAATGCAGCTGCTAGCGATGCGACTACGAATGTACCACTTACTTATGAGGTGGCAGGTCAATTTAGCAAGAAGGCAGTTGTCTCAGAAAAAGCTCTTCCAAATACAGGAAGTGAACAATCCATCTTCTTGCTCTTGATGGGAATGGTAGCTGGTCTGGCAGGTATCTTATCGAGCCGAAAACCAAAGCTAAAATAG